From one Anabas testudineus chromosome 21, fAnaTes1.2, whole genome shotgun sequence genomic stretch:
- the LOC113173414 gene encoding trace amine-associated receptor 4-like: MSIEVIVQSLQIENSSRGGERREEWQLHTPTNVLILSLAVSDFFVGLLWLFQIMLIDGCWFLGDLMCAIYQYLDYIISSTSVGTMVLISIDRYVAICDPLHYSTKVTQKRVQVCVCLCWICSVIFQTLILKDNLQQPGRFNSCFGECVIVIDDIAGLVDVFFSFVAPITVIVVLYMRVFVVAVTQARAMRSHIATVTQGSVKVTAKKSELKAARTLGVVIGVFLMCFCPFYCVSLTSKDDLMNTSAAAFVICLYSFNACLNPVIYAFFYPWFRKSIKSILTLKILQPGSCEANVV, encoded by the exons ATGAGTATAGAAGTGATAGTCCAATCTCTGCaaatagaaaacagcagcagaggtggggagaggagggaggagtg gcagctccacacacccaccaacgttctcatcctctctctggctgtctctgaTTTCTTTGTGGGCTTATTGTGGTTGTTTCAAATTATGCTCATTGATGGCTGCTGGTTCCTTGGTGACCTCATGTGTGCTATCTATCAGTATTTGGATTACATTATTTCCTCTACCTCAGTAGGAACCATGGTTCTTATATCTATTGATCGCTATGTAGCTATATGTGATCCTCTACATTACTCCACCAAAGTCACACAAAAAAGAGTTcaagtctgtgtttgtctgtgttggatttgttcTGTCATCTTTCAAACTCTGATTCTGAAGGATAACCTGCAACAACCAGGTAGGTTCAACTCCTGCTTTGGAGAGTGTGTCATTGTCATTGATGACATTGCTGGTCttgtggatgttttcttttcttttgttgctcccatcactgttattgtagttctgtatatgagagtgtttgttgtggctgtgactcaggctcgagccatgaggtctcacattgcaACAGTCACACAGGGTTCAGTTAAAGTAACGgctaaaaaatctgaactgaaagcagccaggactctcgGTGTTGTTATAggtgtgtttctaatgtgtttctgtccatTCTATTGTGTTTCTCTTACAAGCAAAGATGATTTAATGAATACATCTGCTGCTGCCTTTGTAATATGTCTGTACTCTTTTAACGCCTGCCTAAATCCTGTCATCTATGCttttttttacccctggtttagaaaatcaaTTAAATCCATTCTTACACTTAAAATACTACAGCCTGGCTCCTGTGAGGCCAATGTTGTGTAG
- the LOC113173415 gene encoding trace amine-associated receptor 13c-like, producing the protein MTSVLLVFLSRQLHTPTNLLLLSLAVSDFFVGLIMFFQVMFIDGCWLLGDFMCILYQYLAYIITCASVGTMVLISVDRYVAICHPLHYSTRITLKTIKTSVCLCWMCSVIYPGVNLKDNLKQPGIYHSCLGECVILLNSITEVVDLVVSFIVPISVTIVLYMRVFVVAVTQARAMRSHIATVTLTQVSVRVTAKKSELKAARTLGVVIVVFLMCLCPYYTFSLAGQDTLFNASSAAFVICTFYFNSCLNPMIYAFFYPWFRKSVKFIVTLKILQQDSCDINIL; encoded by the coding sequence atgACAAGTGTATTGCTGGTGTtcctctccaggcagctccacactcccaccaacctcctccttctctctctggctgtctccgATTTCTTCGTTGGCCTCATCATGTTCTTTCAAGTTATGTTCATAGACGGATGCTGGTTGCTGGGTGACTTTATGTGCATCCTGTATCAGTATCTAGCGTACATTATTACCTGTGCCTCAGTAGGAACCATGGTTCTTATATCTGTTGATCGCTATGTGGCTATTTGCCATCCTCTGCATTACTCCACGAGAATCACTCTAAAAACGATAAAGacctctgtttgtctgtgttggatgTGTTCGGTTATTTATCCAGGTGTAAATCTGAAGGATAACTTGAAACAACCAGGCATCTATCACTCCTGTCTAGGAGAGTGTGTCATTCTGCTTAACTCCATTACTGAAGTTGTAGatcttgttgtttctttcattgTTCCCATTTCTGTTACTAttgttctgtatatgagagtgtttgttgtggctgtgactcaggctcgagccatgaggtctcacattgcaACAGTCACACTCACTCAGGTATCAGTGAGAGTAACAgctaaaaaatctgaactgaaagcagccaggactcttggtgttgttatagtcgtgtttttaatgtgtctctgtccatattACACTTTCAGCCTTGCAGGCCAGGATACTTTGTTCAATGCTTCATCCGCCGCCTTTGTAATATGCACATTCTACTTTAACTCCTGTCTGAACCCTATGATCTACGCctttttctacccctggtttCGAAAATCTGTCAAGTTTATTGTTACACTTAAGATACTGCAGCAGGACTCGTGTGAcatcaacatactgtag
- the LOC113172742 gene encoding trace amine-associated receptor 13c-like, producing the protein VELCFPHLNTSCRKPKHPHSHTVLIYIVLSFISLLTASLNLLVIISISHFKQLHTPTNLLLLSLAVSDFSVGFLWLFQIMLIDGCWFLGDFMCSLYFLVDFFITSTSVGIMVLISIDRYVAICDPLHYSTKVTPKRVGVCVSLCWICSLFFLCVLMKDNLKQPGTHFCVGECVVVLKFIEHVVGLILFFIVPITVIMVLYMRVFVVVVSQARAMRSHIVFVSYQHSVSVSAKKSEMKAARTLGVVVIVFLICMCPYFCVALISHDTLINTSSSAFVICLFYLNSSLNPMIYTFFYPWFRKSIRLIVTLKIMKPGSSETNIL; encoded by the exons gttgaactctgctttccacatctcaacacctcctgcaggaaaccaaagcatcctcactctcacactgttcttatttacattgttctgtccttcatctctctacttactgcatctctcaacctgctggtcatcatctccatctcccacttcaa gcagctccacactcccaccaacctcctccttctttctctggctgtctcagatttctctgTAGGTTTCCTCTGGTTGTTTCAAATTATGCTCATAGATggctgctggtttcttggtgactTTATGTGTAGTCTGTATTTTCTAGTAGACTTTTTTATTACCTCTACCTCAGTAGGAATCATGGTTCTCATATCCATTGACcgttatgtggctatttgtgaccctctgcattactccACCAAAGTCACACCAAAAAGAGTTGgagtctgtgtttcactgtgttggatctgttccctcttctttctctgtgtgctcaTGAAAGATAATTTGAAACAGCCAggcacacatttctgtgtgggaGAGTGTGTGGTAGTTTTAAAATTTATTGAACATGTTGTAGGTCTTATTCTTTTCTTCATTGTTCCCATCACTGTCATCAtggttctgtatatgagagtatttgttgtggttgtgtctcaggctcgtgccatgaggtctcacattgtgtttgtctcatacCAACATTCAGTGAGTGTCTCTGCTAAAAAGTCTGagatgaaagcagccaggactcttggtgttgttgtaattgtttttctAATATGCATGTGcccatatttctgtgttgcaCTTATAAGTCATGATACATTGATTAATACTTCATCTTCTGCCTTTGTAATATGTCTGTTCTATTTGAACTCCAGTCTAAATCCAATGATTTATACctttttctacccctggtttagaaaatctattcGACTTATTGTTACACTAAAAATCATGAAGCCTGGCTCCTCTGAGACTAATATCCTGTAG